A single window of Culicoides brevitarsis isolate CSIRO-B50_1 chromosome 3, AGI_CSIRO_Cbre_v1, whole genome shotgun sequence DNA harbors:
- the LOC134834210 gene encoding serine/threonine-protein kinase ULK3, with amino-acid sequence MAIPDASIHDYEFHEKLGAGTYATVYRATKTLTGEVCAIKCIERSKLSCQAAEDNIITEIQLLKTLKHKHIVEMKDFLWDKKQIYIITEYCNGGDLSSYIKRRHSLPESICKTFLRQLALAMQYMRAHDVSHFDLKPQNLLLCREPGRYVLKIADFGFAQHLKLGQENHTIKGSLLYMAPEILLRESYDHTADLWSIGVIFYECLFGRAPYRSATVQELLEKVRSRQKIEFPAHTKISNECEHLLKQLLRHNPQQRISFEDFFAHDFIDLKHFPSEETLKKSIEIFTRAVSEDKDGKLQEAYDSYCEGLKYLTPIVNEEPNASKRQALRQQANAYVKRAEEIRKFLKSSSGLQNIETPQESVTVHQAPQISRMNSVDNVLDPGIRFQTLYTSSKSSPAICHALDIGRQAELYAHEKNFTTALQSFQSALGSLVPLLQKEPKGPRRDMLHSQIMEWMDAAENIKAYLEPKDESGANSSLDDDHHACVLQ; translated from the exons ATGGCGATTCCCGATGCTTCAATCCATGACTATGAATTCCACGAGAAGCTTGGTGCCGGCACTTATGCTACCGTTTATCGAGCAACAAAGACC ttAACTGGCGAAGTTTGCGCCATCAAGTGCATCGAACGCTCGAAGCTGAGTTGTCAAGCAGCTGAGGACAACATTATCACGgaaattcaacttttgaaGACTTTGAAGCACAAACACATTGTCGAAATGAAGGATTTTCTGTGGGACAAGAAGCAAATTTACATCATCACGGAATACTGCAACGGCGGCGACCTTTCCTCGTACATCAAGCGACGTCATTCGTTGCCCGAGTCCATTTGCAAGACATTCCTCCGTCAGCTAGCGCTTGCCATGCAATACATGCGAGCCCATGACGTCAGTCATTTCGACTTGAAGcctcaaaatttacttttgtgtCGCGAACCTGGGCGATATGTGCTCAAAATTGCCGATTTTGGGTTCGCCCAGCATCTGAAACTCGGTCAAGAGAATCACACGATCAAGGGAAGTTTGCTCTACATGGCGCCCGAAATCCTCCTGCGCGAATCTTATGACCACACCGCGGATTTGTGGAGTATCGGCGTCATTTTCTACGAATGTCTCTTCGGGCGAGCGCCTTACAGGTCGGCAACAGTCCAGGAATTGCTCGAAAAAGTTCGTTcccgacaaaaaattgaatttcccgCCCATACAAAAATCTCCAACGAGTGCGAACATTTGTTGAAGCAACTTTTGCGACACAATCCGCAGCAAAGAATCTCCTTTGAGGACTTTTTCGCGCACGATTTTATCGATTTGAAGCATTTTCCGTCGGAAGAAACGCTCAAAAAGTCCATCGAGATCTTCACGAGAGCCGTGAGTGAGGATAAAGACGGAAAATTGCAGGAAGCGTACGATTCGTACTGCGAAGGCTTGAAATATCTCACGCCGATCGTGAATGAAGAGCCAAATGCGTCGAAAAGACAAGCGCTGAGGCAGCAAGCGAACGCTTATGTCAAGCGGGCGGAGGAAATTCGGAAGTTTTTGAAGAGTTCGAGTGGTTTGCAGAACATTGAGACGCCGCAAGAAAGTGTGACGGTGCATCAAGCGCCGCAGATTTCGAGAATGAACTCCGTTGATAACGTTTTGGATCCGGGAATTCGCTTTCAAACGCttt acacAAGTTCAAAATCAAGTCCCGCAATTTGTCACGCCTTAGACATTGGTCGTCAAGCAGAGCTTTATGcccatgagaaaaatttcacaacagCTTTGCAGAGTTTTCAAAGTGCCTTAGGTTCGTTGGTCCCATTATTGCAAAAAGAGCCAAAAGGACCTCGAAGGGACATGTTGCACTCGCAAATCATGGAATGGATGGATGCAGCTGAAAATATTAAGGCCTATTTGGAGCCCAAAGACGAAAGTGGCGCGAATTCCTCGTTAGATGATGATCATCACGCTTGTgttttgcaataa
- the LOC134834887 gene encoding signal transducer and activator of transcription 5A isoform X1, with amino-acid sequence MSVWNRILNMPHEAMQSVRMHYGNNFPIEVRHYLAEWIEDRLLNAPPYSEQDPQFEQEAATFFHSLITELERKSEEIVDDNQITCKLRLSESARQFRQLFSHNPGQLYSHIRMGLDFERQLICYPESVGFVQDQEIQDITRTLHELHRLVRSNEHDNKNLQKDYEIFYLEVHEFSKKQAAFQNEQMGQTPAERERNLLANEERQQRLDQALNQLTGKRLTLVDSFKNVISIITQIQAKVVNKYLANWKVNQGKVGNGAHPLPANTLDMIQSWCENLAEIIWSTREQIRLVSKYKKQLGAEEPNYLDYLPQLSQESTNLLTYLITHTFVIEKQPPQVMKTNTRFPAAVRLLVGNTLNIKMSSPQVKVSIVSEAQAQHVTANNKVIEPMACGEIMNNIGQMEYNETSKALSVNFRNMQLKKIKRAEKKGTESVMDEKFALLFTSNFAVGHGDIVFTVWALSLPVVVIVHGNQEPQSWATITWDNAFAEINRTPFQVPDKVPWVLLADALNMKFKSITGKALTPDNLHFLCEKAFKQSIPNPIPNDLLINWAQFCKEPLPDRTFTFWDWFYSAMKLTREHLRGPWSDNSVIGFIHKRTSEELLLKCTRGTFLLRFSDSELGGVTIAWVNEGEDILPQVLHIQPFTAKDFNTRSLSDRIRDLDELLYLYPNKPKNEVFTKYSSPPVAKNRTDYIATDIKAILSTNSGNLSFPGTPASYNIQSPDPSRDTNSVQSAYYDHETTSNNEMIQNNLNVDFSTFENNGLDMFSNFQ; translated from the exons aaacgCTCCTCCCTACTCCGAACAAGACCCGCAATTCGAACAGGAAGCTGCTACCTTTTTCCACAGCCTCATCACCGAACTCGAACGCAAATCCGAGGAAATTGTCGACGACAACCAGATCACGTGCAAATTGCGTCTCAGCGAATCCGCGCGTCAATTCCGTCAACTTTTCTCCCACAATCCCGGTCAATTATATTCGCACATCCGCATGGGTTTGGACTTTGAGCGGCAACTGATCTGCTACCCGGAGAGCGTTGGCTTCGTGCAAGACCAGGAAATTCAGGATATCACGCGCACGTTGCACGAGTTGCATCGCTTGGTGCGTTCGAACGAGCACGACAACAAGAATTTGCAAAAGGACTACGAAATTTTCTACTTGGAAGTGCACGAATTCAGCAAGAAACAGGCGGCATTCCAGAATGAGCAGATGGGACAGACGCCGGCAGAGCGCGAACGCAACCTTCTAGCGAACGAGGAGCGTCAACAGCGTCTCGATCAAGCGTTGAACCAGCTAACAGGCAAACGTTTGACGCTCGTCGACAGTTTCAAGAACGTAATTTCGATAATAACGCAGATCCAGGCGAAAGTTGTCAACAAATATTTGGCAAATTGGAAGGTGAATCAGGGCAAAGTTGGAAATGGAGCACATCCGTTGCCCGCAAACACTTTGGACATGATTCAGTCGTGGTGCGAGAATTTGGCGGAAATTATTTGGAGCACGCGCGAGCAAATTCGACTCGTTTCCAAGTACAAGAAGCAGTTGGGTGCCGAGGAACCGAATTATTTGGATTATTTGCCGCAATTGTCGCAAGAGAGCACAAATTTGCTGACTTATTTGATCACACACACGTTCGTGATTGAGAAACAGCCGCCGCAAGTGATGAAGACGAACACGAGATTCCCGGCAGCGGTTCGTTTGTTGGTTGGAAATACCTTGAATATTAAGATGAGCAGCCCACAAGTCAAGGTTTCCATTGTTTCGG aGGCACAAGCACAGCACGTTACAGCGAACAACAAGGTGATAGAACCGATGGCTTGCGGCGAAATCATGAACAATATTGGCCAAATGGAATACAACGAGACATCCAAAGCACTTTCTGTCAAtttcag AAACATGCAATTAAAGAAGATCAAGCGTGCCGAGAAAAAAGGCACCGAAAGTGTCATGGACGAGAAATTCGCTCTTTTATTCACATCCAACTTCGCTGTCGGGCACGGAGACATCGTTTTCACCGTTTGGGCTTTATCTTTGCCCGTTGTCGTTATCGTGCATGGCAACCAAGAACCCCAATCATGGGCAACGATCACATGGGACAACGCATTTGCCGAAATAAATCGCACTCCATTCCAGGTGCCCGACAAAGTGCCATGGGTCCTGTTGGCGGATGCGCTCAACATGAAGTTCAAATCGATCACCGGCAAGGCATTGACGCCAGATAACTTGCATTTCTTGTGCGAAAAGGCATTTAAGCAGAGTATTCCGAATCCCATACCGAACGACTTGCTCATCAATTGGGCGCAATTTTGCAAAGAACCCTTGCCCGATCGCACTTTTACCTTCTGGGACTGGTTTTATTCCGCGATGAAATTGACGCGCGAACATTTGCGAGGCCCGTGGAGCGACAACAGCGTTATCGGGTTCATTCATAAGCGCACGAGTGAAGAATTGCTGCTGAAATGCACGCGTGGCACATTTTTGTTGCGTTTCAGTGACAGCGAATTGGGCGGCGTGACAATTGCTTGGGTCAATGAAGGCGAGGATATTTTGCCGCAAGTCTTGCATATTCAACCGTTCACGGCGAAGGACTTTAACACGCGTAGCTTGTCGGATCGCATTCGGGATTTGGACGAATTGCTGTATTTGTATCCGAATAAGCCGAAAAATGAGGTATTTACGAAGTATTCGTCGCCGCCCGTAGCGAAAAATCGAACGGATTACATTGCGACAGACATTAAGGCGATCTTGTCGACAAATTCAGGCAATCTTAGTTTCCCGGGCACACCGGCTTCGTATAATATTCAGTCACCTGATCCGTCCCGCGACACTAATTCAGTGCAGAGCGC CTACTACGATCATGAAACGACAAGTAACAACGAAATGATCCAAAATAACTTAAATGTCGATTTTTCTACGTTCGAGAATAATGGGTTGGATATGTTCAGTAATTTTCAgtaa
- the LOC134834887 gene encoding signal transducer and activator of transcription 5A isoform X2: MRENPRIEMADVMLDRALQDVLDLDCLMHGDDVIPNAPPYSEQDPQFEQEAATFFHSLITELERKSEEIVDDNQITCKLRLSESARQFRQLFSHNPGQLYSHIRMGLDFERQLICYPESVGFVQDQEIQDITRTLHELHRLVRSNEHDNKNLQKDYEIFYLEVHEFSKKQAAFQNEQMGQTPAERERNLLANEERQQRLDQALNQLTGKRLTLVDSFKNVISIITQIQAKVVNKYLANWKVNQGKVGNGAHPLPANTLDMIQSWCENLAEIIWSTREQIRLVSKYKKQLGAEEPNYLDYLPQLSQESTNLLTYLITHTFVIEKQPPQVMKTNTRFPAAVRLLVGNTLNIKMSSPQVKVSIVSEAQAQHVTANNKVIEPMACGEIMNNIGQMEYNETSKALSVNFRNMQLKKIKRAEKKGTESVMDEKFALLFTSNFAVGHGDIVFTVWALSLPVVVIVHGNQEPQSWATITWDNAFAEINRTPFQVPDKVPWVLLADALNMKFKSITGKALTPDNLHFLCEKAFKQSIPNPIPNDLLINWAQFCKEPLPDRTFTFWDWFYSAMKLTREHLRGPWSDNSVIGFIHKRTSEELLLKCTRGTFLLRFSDSELGGVTIAWVNEGEDILPQVLHIQPFTAKDFNTRSLSDRIRDLDELLYLYPNKPKNEVFTKYSSPPVAKNRTDYIATDIKAILSTNSGNLSFPGTPASYNIQSPDPSRDTNSVQSAYYDHETTSNNEMIQNNLNVDFSTFENNGLDMFSNFQ, from the exons ATGAGAGAAAATCCTCGCATAGAAATGGCAGATGTCATGCTGGATCGAGCATTGCAAGACGTACTGGATTTAGATTGTTTAATGCATGGCGATGATGTAATTCC aaacgCTCCTCCCTACTCCGAACAAGACCCGCAATTCGAACAGGAAGCTGCTACCTTTTTCCACAGCCTCATCACCGAACTCGAACGCAAATCCGAGGAAATTGTCGACGACAACCAGATCACGTGCAAATTGCGTCTCAGCGAATCCGCGCGTCAATTCCGTCAACTTTTCTCCCACAATCCCGGTCAATTATATTCGCACATCCGCATGGGTTTGGACTTTGAGCGGCAACTGATCTGCTACCCGGAGAGCGTTGGCTTCGTGCAAGACCAGGAAATTCAGGATATCACGCGCACGTTGCACGAGTTGCATCGCTTGGTGCGTTCGAACGAGCACGACAACAAGAATTTGCAAAAGGACTACGAAATTTTCTACTTGGAAGTGCACGAATTCAGCAAGAAACAGGCGGCATTCCAGAATGAGCAGATGGGACAGACGCCGGCAGAGCGCGAACGCAACCTTCTAGCGAACGAGGAGCGTCAACAGCGTCTCGATCAAGCGTTGAACCAGCTAACAGGCAAACGTTTGACGCTCGTCGACAGTTTCAAGAACGTAATTTCGATAATAACGCAGATCCAGGCGAAAGTTGTCAACAAATATTTGGCAAATTGGAAGGTGAATCAGGGCAAAGTTGGAAATGGAGCACATCCGTTGCCCGCAAACACTTTGGACATGATTCAGTCGTGGTGCGAGAATTTGGCGGAAATTATTTGGAGCACGCGCGAGCAAATTCGACTCGTTTCCAAGTACAAGAAGCAGTTGGGTGCCGAGGAACCGAATTATTTGGATTATTTGCCGCAATTGTCGCAAGAGAGCACAAATTTGCTGACTTATTTGATCACACACACGTTCGTGATTGAGAAACAGCCGCCGCAAGTGATGAAGACGAACACGAGATTCCCGGCAGCGGTTCGTTTGTTGGTTGGAAATACCTTGAATATTAAGATGAGCAGCCCACAAGTCAAGGTTTCCATTGTTTCGG aGGCACAAGCACAGCACGTTACAGCGAACAACAAGGTGATAGAACCGATGGCTTGCGGCGAAATCATGAACAATATTGGCCAAATGGAATACAACGAGACATCCAAAGCACTTTCTGTCAAtttcag AAACATGCAATTAAAGAAGATCAAGCGTGCCGAGAAAAAAGGCACCGAAAGTGTCATGGACGAGAAATTCGCTCTTTTATTCACATCCAACTTCGCTGTCGGGCACGGAGACATCGTTTTCACCGTTTGGGCTTTATCTTTGCCCGTTGTCGTTATCGTGCATGGCAACCAAGAACCCCAATCATGGGCAACGATCACATGGGACAACGCATTTGCCGAAATAAATCGCACTCCATTCCAGGTGCCCGACAAAGTGCCATGGGTCCTGTTGGCGGATGCGCTCAACATGAAGTTCAAATCGATCACCGGCAAGGCATTGACGCCAGATAACTTGCATTTCTTGTGCGAAAAGGCATTTAAGCAGAGTATTCCGAATCCCATACCGAACGACTTGCTCATCAATTGGGCGCAATTTTGCAAAGAACCCTTGCCCGATCGCACTTTTACCTTCTGGGACTGGTTTTATTCCGCGATGAAATTGACGCGCGAACATTTGCGAGGCCCGTGGAGCGACAACAGCGTTATCGGGTTCATTCATAAGCGCACGAGTGAAGAATTGCTGCTGAAATGCACGCGTGGCACATTTTTGTTGCGTTTCAGTGACAGCGAATTGGGCGGCGTGACAATTGCTTGGGTCAATGAAGGCGAGGATATTTTGCCGCAAGTCTTGCATATTCAACCGTTCACGGCGAAGGACTTTAACACGCGTAGCTTGTCGGATCGCATTCGGGATTTGGACGAATTGCTGTATTTGTATCCGAATAAGCCGAAAAATGAGGTATTTACGAAGTATTCGTCGCCGCCCGTAGCGAAAAATCGAACGGATTACATTGCGACAGACATTAAGGCGATCTTGTCGACAAATTCAGGCAATCTTAGTTTCCCGGGCACACCGGCTTCGTATAATATTCAGTCACCTGATCCGTCCCGCGACACTAATTCAGTGCAGAGCGC CTACTACGATCATGAAACGACAAGTAACAACGAAATGATCCAAAATAACTTAAATGTCGATTTTTCTACGTTCGAGAATAATGGGTTGGATATGTTCAGTAATTTTCAgtaa
- the LOC134833327 gene encoding uncharacterized protein LOC134833327, protein MLILRFLIFLGYHGAVLSPSIQHIEGDECLCESGELGICKNAFNCQWIRTAQIHEDYWTYCESETSPYLICCLDPISTLDHKLSCERDTEEIFSPSTLEECLKNNQTLSELSALTISYTDEQCQALNEQYKDRLNKSFLILGIANGEDASHGEFPFMAVFVADFRCGGTIITKRHVLTAAHCVLQRIYFSLQEFVRTVKIRVGSIFFNKNYQEIGLTKAVVHESYNNTGGGFDIAILHLAEDINFTIYAFPACLFHGEKSLEENSTATIIGFGLIASRKKQSDVLQKAIVNIGGPQHCTKEVFNKRTFKGLREDQICAVDFQIKSDTCQGDSGGPIIQKFNQNEWQTVIGITSFGENFCTATRKPSVYTRLVKDYRSNKMHFYLKFLFFLGYHGFLLSFSHHLTEGDECLVATGHVGNCKSAFDCQWIRDEQISEHFWTFCDCDQSNYLICCRDAAFYNKTLACDSPETKNIFSEGTLRECHKRRNKNKPIKRHFAFDAISYTDEQCKLLEEEYAKIVEASPVIHGIAHGIDAERGEFPFMAVLLKYEDGNYTRQCGGTIITKRHILTAAHCIWYRDTSEFVRTAKIRVGSIYFDEGYQELGLSGVIPHEKYQNTGSGNDIALLFLSSDIDISLDSYPACLHNAQKSLEENSTVTVVGFGETHDTNEPIVLQKAEINVLNPQKCSKEVIFKLGFDGLRKEQICAGDLDIKSDTCKGDSGGPLIQIDKNDRKIVVGLTSFGPAFCDSNKVPGVYTRISPYLAWIEENVKKQDYVTHAQLSRN, encoded by the exons ATGCTaatcttaagatttttaatctttCTTGGATATCATGGAGCAGTATTGAGTCCTTCTATCCAACATATTG AAGGTGACGAATGTCTCTGTGAATCAGGGGAACTTGGAATCTGCAAAAACGCTTTCAACTGTCAATGGATTCGAACTGCTCAAATTCACGAAGATTATTGGACTTATTGTGAATCCGAAACATCACCTTATCTCATTTGTTGCTTGGATCCCATTTCAACATTGGATCACAAGTTAAGTTGTGAAAGGGATACTGAAGAAATCTTCAGTCCAAGTACCTTAGaagaatgtttgaaaaataatcaaacttTATCTGAACTTTCTGCCTTGACAATCTCTTATACCGATGAACAATGCCAAGCCTTGAATGAACAATATAAAGATAGATTAAACAAGTCTTTCTTAATCTTGGGAATAGCGAATGGCGAAGACGCTAGTCATGGTGAATTTCCCTTCATGGCTGTTTTTGTAGCTGATTTCCGTTGTGGCGGAACAATTATCACCAAACGTCATGTTTTAACAGCTGCTCATTGTGTCCTACAACGAATCTACTTTTCTTTGCAAGAATTTGTTAGAACAGTGAAAATTCGTGTTGgcagtatttttttcaacaaaaactaCCAGGAAATTGGACTAACGAAAGCTGTTGTTCATGAAAGTTACAACAACACTGGCGGAGGGTTTGATATTGCGATCTTACATTTGGCGGAAGACATTAACTTTACAATTTATGCTTTTCCAGCATGTCTCTTCCATGGAGAGAAATCTCTCGAAGAAAATAGTACGGCAACAATAATTGGATTTGGATTAATTGCATCACGAAAAAAACAATCAGACGTCCTTCAAAAGGCGATTGTTAACATTGGAGGTCCTCAACATTGCACAAAAGAAGTATTTAATAAGAGAACATTCAAAGGATTAAGAGAAGATCAAATTTGTGCTGTAGACTTTCAAATCAAAAGTGATACTTGTCAAGGGGATTCTGGAGGTCCGattattcaaaagtttaatCAGAATGAATGGCAAACAGTGATTGGAATAACAAgttttggagaaaatttttgtactgcTACGAGGAAGCCAAGTGTTTATACAAGG TTGGTAAAGGATTATCGTTCGAACAAGATgcatttttacctaaaatttttattttttctcggtTATCACGGATTTTTGTTGAGTTTTTCGCACCATTTGACAG aAGGAGATGAATGTCTCGTAGCGACAGGTCACGTGGGCAACTGCAAAAGCGCCTTCGATTGTCAATGGATTCGTGACGAGCAAATTTCCGAACATTTTTGGACCTTTTGTGATTGTGATCAGTCAAATTACTTGATTTGTTGTCGTGATGCTgctttttataacaaaacacTTGCTTGTGATTCGCCagagacgaaaaatatttttagtgaagGAACCTTGAGAGAATGTCACAAAAGAAGGAATAAAAACAAACCCATAAAACGACATTTTGCGTTCGATGCCATTTCGTATACCGATGAGCAATGCAAGTTGCTTGAAGAGgaatatgcaaaaattgtcGAAGCAAGTCCCGTAATTCATGGCATAGCACATGGCATTGACGCAGAACGCGGTGAATTTCCGTTTATGGCAGTTTTGTTGAAGTATGAAGATGGTAATTACACGAGACAGTGCGGCGGTACAATTATTACGAAACG ACACATTTTGACAGCGGCGCACTGCATTTGGTATCGAGACACTTCCGAATTTGTCCGTACCGCTAAAATTCGTGTCGGAAGCATTTACTTCGACGAAGGATACCAAGAACTAGGACTTTCAGGAGTAATTCCtcacgaaaaatatcaaaatactGGCAGTGGAAATGATATCGCACTCTTGTTCCTTTCAAGTGACATTGACATTTCATTAGATTCGTATCCAGCATGTCTCCATAATGCCCAAAAATCACTTGAGGAAAACAGTACCGTGACTGTTGTTGGTTTTGGAGAGACCcatg ACACAAATGAACCAATTGTCCTCCAAAAAGCCGAAATAAATGTCTTAAATCCACAAAAATGTTCCAAAGAAGTCATTTTTAAACTCGGTTTCGATGGGCTACGAAAGGAGCAAATTTGCGCTGGGGACTTAGATATCAAGAGTGACACGTGTAAAGGTGATTCAGGAGGTCCTTTAATTCAAATCGACAAAAATGATCGGAAAATTGTTGTGGGATTAACAAGTTTTGGTCCAGCATTTTGTGACTCGAATAAAGTACCAGGCGTTTACACGAGAATTTCTCCGTATCTTGCGTGGAttgaagaaaatgtgaaaaaacagGATTATGTCACGCACGCACAACTTTCGCGGAATTAA
- the LOC134834890 gene encoding serine protease persephone-like isoform X1, with protein MNLQKVLFITSYLVGTALSATLYEGSPCLRHDNIPGVCKAAEKCEWILKNNIPPAILARCSYDQEVIFICCGDEMPDRSLINGDCEKFVFDEGVRNWCSNGTNRETSPKPVRKVGKRAQEECQKLVEGKTVLLTYNIFGGDVVTAGDYPHMAAIGFASEEVERKYIFRCGGSLISPRFVLTAAHCTKPDMPQPVIVRLGTVDLQKPLDTSNGITQDIGIAKVIRHPDYRPYQLYNDIALLKLSNFADISDSYVYPVCLNTKKDFPLPSSSVDVIGWGETETVGDTSQLLLKANLTVVDPTECQKKYESHDIRGLTGGIAESQLCAWDPDFKRDSCKGDSGGPLHAKNERIDYVVGLVSFGNGCAAKDPAVYTRVSHYIGWIESVVWPDLN; from the exons ATGAATCTCCAAAAAGTTCTTTTCATCACAAGTTATCTTGTTGGAACCGCATTATCAGCAACGCTTTATG agGGAAGTCCATGTTTGAGACACGACAATATACCAGGCGTTTGCAAAGCTGCTGAAAAATGTGAATGGATTCTAAAGAACAATATTCCGCCTGCGATACTGGCTCGATGTTCTTATGACCAAGAGGTCATTTTTATATGCTGCGGTGATGAAATGCCGGATCGAAGTTTGATAAATGGcgattgtgaaaaatttgtctttgatGAGGGAGTTAGAAATTGGTGTTCAAATGGTACAAATAGAGAAACGTCCCCAAAACCTGTGAGAAAAGTTGGGAAACGGGCACAAGAAGAATGTCAGAAGCTCGTAGAAGGCAAGACAGTATTGCTGACTTATAACATTTTTGGCGGAGATGTTGTGACAGCGGGAGATTATCCGCACATG gcaGCTATTGGCTTCGCATCTGAAGAAGTAGAGAGAAAGTACATTTTCCGCTGTGGCGGATCCCTGATCTCACCGAGATTTGTTCTCACAGCTGCCCATTGCACAAAACCAGATATGCCCCAGCCCGTAATTGTACGCTTAGGAACG GTCGACTTACAAAAACCCCTCGACACGTCGAACGGCATTACGCAAGATATTGGCATCGCCAAAGTCATTCGTCACCCGGATTATCGTCCGTATCAGTTGTACAACGACATTGCCTTGCTCAAGCTATCCAATTTCGCCGACATCTCCGACAGCTATGTCTATCCCGTGTGTTTGAACACGAAAAAGGATTTTCCGCTGCCAAGTAGTTCGGTCGACGTTATTGGATGGGGCGAGACCGAAACTGTGGGAGATACGTCACAATTGCTGCTAAAGGCAAACTTGACAGTAGTTGATCCGACGGAATGTCAAAAGAAATACGAATCGCATGATATTCGAGGATTGACAGGAGGCATTGCTGAAAGTCAATTGTGTGCATGGGATCCAGATTTCAAGAGAGACAGTTGCAAAGGGGACTCTGGCGGACCGTTACATGCTAAAAATGAGAGAATTGACTACGTGGTTGGACTTGTATCGTTTGGAAATGGATGTGCGGCGAAAGATCCCGCAGTTTATACGAGAGTTTCACATTACATCGGCTGGATTGAATCTGTAGTCTGGCctgatttgaattga